GCTCAGGTCCAACGATCGTCCAGAGATCGAAGAGATCGTCGACGGACTTTGGCGTGAGGGGGGTTACTTGGTAGCCCTTGCGGGGGAGGGTGCGCACCAGGCCTTCATGATCGAGGCGGGTGAGAGCCTCCCGCAACGGTGAGCCGCCGAAGCCTGTTTCGGCGGCCAAGGCCTTCTCTGTGAGCTTCTGGCCGGGGGCTAGTCGGCAGCTGACGATGTCTGTGCGCAGCCGCTGGTAGGCCGCTTCGCCCAACGACACACGCGCAGACTCCACGAGGGGCGTCTCCGACTTCACCACTGCGGTCTCCTTCATGGGCGGTCGTTTCAGTTGAGCCTAACGTCTCAGCATGGACATGTGATGCATCAGCGTCAGGCTGTGGCGGCTCCAGTGCTGGCGTCTACGGAGAAGGCGTTCGAGCGGCGGCGCCATTCACGGTTGGAAGCGAGTGACTCGGCCGCGCGGCTAGTGTGTTGGCCGCGTCCAACCCTCCGCTGGGCGCGTGCTCGCCTCTACCGCCCATGGAACACAGCCCGTCCGGGCCCGTTGTCGAGCAGGGAACGGACGCCGTCCTGCAAATCGTCGGTCGTCAGGAGTTGGCCTACCAATCCGGCGGTCATCTCGTCGGCTGCGTCGGCTCCGTTCCGCTGCGTAGTGAGCAAGATCGACTTGGCGGCGGAGATGGCCAAGGTGGGTCCATGTGCGAGGCGCTGGGCGAAAGCGCGTGCTTCATCGAGGAGCGTCTCCCTTGGGACGACTCGGCTGACGACACCCCATTCCATGAGGGTGGCCGCCGGGTACTGATCGCCGGTGTAGACAAGCTCCGCTGCCCGCGCGTGTCCAGCGCGCACGGCAACCCTCTGTGTGCCGCCGGCGCCCGGTGTCAGGCCGACGGTGGATTCGACCAGCCCGAACCGCGCGGTGTCGGCGGCCCAAAGTAGATCGCAACCAAGGCTGAGTTCGAAGCCGATGGTCAGGCAGAGACCGTGAACTGCAGCCAGGGTTGGAATGGCGAGGGCTTCGAGCCGGTGGGTCAGTGCCAGGTGCCGGGCGATGTGCCTAGTTCCAGATTCGGCGTCATGCCCGAGGAAATGGTGGACGTCGACGCCGGCGCAGAAGATGCGCCCTTCGGCGCGGAGGATTAGAGCGCGACACTCTCCGCTCGCCACCCAGTTCTCGATGTCCCCGAGGCGCTGTTCCAACTCGTCGACCACCGTCAGGTCGACAAGGTTGAGCGGGGGGTTGTCGATCACGAGCTCGGCCAAGAAGTCGTCGAGGAACACCTGTACCACAGCCATCAGGCCTCCTCGGCACTGAGAAAAGTCTCCATGATGGGGGCCAAGGTCGACGGGCTGTCGACAAGCATGAGGTGGCCCGCCTTCTCAATCACCTGCACCTCTGATTGGCTCAGGATTCGGTGAAGGAAGTACTGATTGGCGGTCCGCACGATCGGATCGTCATCGCCTCCCAGCACCAGGGTCGGGTGCTTGATGCGGTGCGCGAATGGAATCACCGAGAAGGTGCCCGCGGCGATGAGTTGCCACATGTATCCGATCCAGCCCGGTGGGTGGTCCACTCGCCGAGCCGCTTCCGCCCTGACTAGGCCAGGTTGCCTTCGGAACTCACCGCCGTAGGTCTGCGCCGCGATCTTGGCGAGGTAGGCGGAGGAGTAGTAGCGGCGGGGTGTAAGCAAGCGTGCTGCCACGCGCGGATCTGCCGGGACGCAGATAGGTCCGGGTCCAGTGCAGGCGAGTATGAGTTTGCGGACCTTGCCGGGGTGCTGGGCGGCGAACGCCTGAGCCAGGAGGCCACCCCACGAGTAGCCGACGATGTCGACCTGCTGGAGCCCGAGCCGGCTCAGGAGCAACCTGACGAAGAGCGCGCCGTGGAACATCGTCGGTGGAAACCACGGTGCCGTCGAACCGCCAGTTCCTGGAAAGTCGAACATGACGAGCTGGCGTCCCGGCAATTGGTCTGCCAGTGGAGTCCACATGTCGAGGTGGCCGCCGATTCCCATGATGAGCACCAGTGGCTCGCCCTGCCCCGTGACGCGAACGCGGACGTGGCCGAGCCCGACCCTGACCTGGCGGGTCGAGATGGCGATCTCCGTTTCAGTCATGAGGTCTCTCTGGCACGGAGAACCTTCTTGTCGAACTTGCCGACCGCCGTTTTGGGGACCTCATCGATGAGCTCGACTCGGTCGGGGAGCTGCCAGTTGGCGAACCCGTTGGCCAGCAAGTGCGCTCGGATGCTTGACGGCTCGACGTTCTGTCCAGGCTGCACCACGACAAAGGCGACAGGGCGCTCAACCCACTTGGGGTCCGGGACCGCGATTACGGCCGCCTCAACGATCCCGGGCATCGCCATGATCGCGGCTTCCATGTCGACCGACGAGATCCACTCTCCACCCGACTTGATCAGGTCCTTCGTGCGATCGGAAATGACGAAGTAGCCGTCTTCGGACCCAATCGCCACGTCTCCCGTGACGAACCAACCATCTGCCGTGAAGTTCTCTGACCCGTGGCCATGCAGGTAGCTGTCCGCAACCCACGGGCCTCTCACCTCCAGGCTCCCCATCGACTCGCCGTCGAAATCAACGGGTGCGCCGCCCTCGTCGCGGATGCGCACCGCGATGCCCGGTACTGGAAGCCCCGCTTGGCGACGAGCAGCGTCGGTGACGTTGTCCTCATCCCAACCCAACATGCGGTGCTGCGGCCAAGCGACGCTTGCAAGCGGGGAAGTCTCCGTCATGCCCCAGGCTTGGACGATGGGGATCCGCAAGTTGCGCAAGTAGCGTTCGATCAGTGTGCGTGGAGGTTGGCTGCCCCCGGAGATGATGTGTCGGAGGTACCTGCCGGGGTCGGATCTCTGCTCCAACTCATCGGCTACGGAGACCCAGACGGTCGGAACGGCGGCTGTGACGGTGACCTGCTCGTTT
The window above is part of the Angustibacter luteus genome. Proteins encoded here:
- a CDS encoding enoyl-CoA hydratase/isomerase family protein, yielding MAVVQVFLDDFLAELVIDNPPLNLVDLTVVDELEQRLGDIENWVASGECRALILRAEGRIFCAGVDVHHFLGHDAESGTRHIARHLALTHRLEALAIPTLAAVHGLCLTIGFELSLGCDLLWAADTARFGLVESTVGLTPGAGGTQRVAVRAGHARAAELVYTGDQYPAATLMEWGVVSRVVPRETLLDEARAFAQRLAHGPTLAISAAKSILLTTQRNGADAADEMTAGLVGQLLTTDDLQDGVRSLLDNGPGRAVFHGR
- a CDS encoding alpha/beta fold hydrolase — protein: MTETEIAISTRQVRVGLGHVRVRVTGQGEPLVLIMGIGGHLDMWTPLADQLPGRQLVMFDFPGTGGSTAPWFPPTMFHGALFVRLLLSRLGLQQVDIVGYSWGGLLAQAFAAQHPGKVRKLILACTGPGPICVPADPRVAARLLTPRRYYSSAYLAKIAAQTYGGEFRRQPGLVRAEAARRVDHPPGWIGYMWQLIAAGTFSVIPFAHRIKHPTLVLGGDDDPIVRTANQYFLHRILSQSEVQVIEKAGHLMLVDSPSTLAPIMETFLSAEEA
- a CDS encoding long-chain-fatty-acid--CoA ligase, which produces MMDLPLTTWLLFEGAATHHSQVEIVTRLPSADVHRYTYSDFALRAKQLMNALDTLGLPSGAVVATLAWNGYRHLEAYFAIPCSGRVLHTLNIRLSADELAFVMQDAGDSTVLVDLEFLPMLLDVAERVPSLRHIIVLADNPGSTDPRVLGYEQLLTDEPTHYSALELDERAAASLCYTSGTTGRPKGVVSSHRSVFLHALAVTSAAGMAFGPGDCVLPQVPMFHASAWGMPYAAVAVGAKLVFFGGPLEASPFVELLLNEQVTVTAAVPTVWVSVADELEQRSDPGRYLRHIISGGSQPPRTLIERYLRNLRIPIVQAWGMTETSPLASVAWPQHRMLGWDEDNVTDAARRQAGLPVPGIAVRIRDEGGAPVDFDGESMGSLEVRGPWVADSYLHGHGSENFTADGWFVTGDVAIGSEDGYFVISDRTKDLIKSGGEWISSVDMEAAIMAMPGIVEAAVIAVPDPKWVERPVAFVVVQPGQNVEPSSIRAHLLANGFANWQLPDRVELIDEVPKTAVGKFDKKVLRARETS